One genomic segment of Candidatus Edwardsbacteria bacterium includes these proteins:
- a CDS encoding histidinol-phosphatase HisJ family protein: MNPEILKYQIGAIDTHLHTRHSCDSKMEPAAACRRAMELGLKALVFTEHVDFDPTDQGYGVYNDKAIESSLADCRVMAGKHLKIYKGVEITYQPQYRDDIEKFINSYKFDFVMGSVHMVGLDDVSWPELAKKFYDRMEEEPAYTAYFQEVLKLVDNRLFDCLGHLDLCKKYGFKHYGAMSWQKYQKPIKKILERAVQRDLMVEINTSGLRHDPQESYPGLPAVMEYLKMGGARLTLGSDAHQVEHIGHGFNDILTKIPELKGLNKK; encoded by the coding sequence ATGAATCCTGAAATACTAAAATACCAGATCGGCGCCATAGACACCCACCTGCACACCAGGCATTCCTGCGACTCCAAAATGGAGCCTGCCGCCGCCTGCCGCCGGGCCATGGAGCTGGGCCTTAAGGCGCTGGTCTTCACCGAGCACGTGGATTTCGACCCCACCGACCAGGGCTACGGGGTCTACAACGACAAGGCCATCGAGTCCAGCCTGGCCGACTGCCGGGTGATGGCCGGGAAGCATCTCAAGATCTACAAGGGGGTGGAGATCACCTACCAGCCGCAGTACCGCGATGATATCGAAAAATTCATCAATTCCTACAAGTTCGATTTCGTGATGGGCTCGGTGCACATGGTGGGGTTGGATGATGTCTCCTGGCCGGAGCTGGCCAAAAAATTCTACGACCGCATGGAAGAGGAGCCGGCCTATACGGCTTATTTTCAGGAAGTCCTCAAATTGGTCGACAACCGACTGTTCGACTGCTTGGGTCACCTGGACCTGTGCAAGAAATACGGGTTCAAGCATTACGGCGCCATGTCCTGGCAGAAATATCAAAAGCCCATCAAAAAGATACTGGAGCGGGCGGTGCAGCGCGATCTGATGGTGGAGATCAACACCTCGGGCCTGCGGCACGACCCCCAGGAAAGCTACCCCGGCCTGCCGGCGGTGATGGAGTATCTCAAGATGGGCGGCGCCAGGCTGACCCTGGGCAGTGATGCCCACCAGGTGGAGCACATCGGCCACGGCTTCAACGATATCTTAACCAAAATTCCCGAACTGAAAGGGCTCAACAAGAAATGA
- a CDS encoding class I SAM-dependent methyltransferase, giving the protein MKISKYCANNLELWDNWAEINYQTREYDVEGFLKGREALYPIELKALGNVKGKSLLHLQCHFGQDTLSWARLGARATGVDFSAKAIEMARGLNDCLKLDAKFIRSDVYDLPKKLNKKFDIVFTSYGVLCWLYDLDKWGKVISGFLKKGGTFFISEFHPFMILFDEEYKKISYPYFKGSKPIVEICKGSYADRKANFVHKSYEWPYPLSDVINALVSNGLRIERMEEYPFTVWNYYRDMKKGKDGYWRMKDQKNTIPLMFSIKATKE; this is encoded by the coding sequence ATGAAAATATCAAAATATTGCGCCAACAACCTTGAGCTGTGGGACAACTGGGCCGAGATCAACTACCAGACCAGGGAATACGACGTGGAGGGATTCTTGAAGGGCCGGGAGGCGCTGTATCCCATCGAACTGAAGGCCCTGGGCAACGTAAAAGGCAAAAGCCTGCTGCACCTGCAGTGCCATTTCGGGCAGGATACCCTGTCATGGGCCAGGCTGGGGGCCAGGGCCACCGGGGTGGATTTCTCGGCCAAGGCCATAGAAATGGCCCGGGGCCTTAATGATTGTCTTAAGCTGGACGCCAAGTTCATCCGATCCGACGTCTATGATCTGCCCAAAAAACTCAATAAAAAATTCGACATAGTCTTTACCTCCTACGGGGTGCTGTGCTGGCTGTACGATCTGGATAAGTGGGGCAAAGTGATATCGGGCTTTCTGAAAAAAGGCGGGACCTTCTTCATCTCCGAGTTCCATCCTTTTATGATACTGTTCGACGAGGAATACAAAAAGATATCCTATCCCTACTTCAAGGGCTCAAAACCCATCGTGGAGATCTGCAAAGGCAGTTACGCCGATCGGAAAGCGAATTTCGTTCACAAGTCCTACGAGTGGCCCTATCCTTTAAGCGATGTCATCAACGCCCTGGTCAGCAACGGCCTGCGGATAGAGCGGATGGAGGAGTACCCTTTTACCGTCTGGAATTATTACCGGGATATGAAGAAGGGAAAGGACGGGTACTGGCGGATGAAGGACCAGAAGAACACCATCCCCCTGATGTTCTCCATCAAAGCTACAAAGGAGTGA
- a CDS encoding tetratricopeptide repeat protein, translating to MDRLNKIFLAGPAPYLWLALAIFALYAKTLGFGFTSLDDVHLIQENRENIGSFSNAAQAFKTDVYWKSPGTYYRPVLSLSFMLDHALGGEKPFIYHLSNILLHIAACWLLFVCLTALNYRKGLSFIFTGLFAVHPVLAQAVGWIPGRNDILLAIFILSAFIALIKYSSQRSRLWLAVHMASFAAALFTKEAAIFAPALFLAYLLFVNKDRSRKDLRVYVPGWILLSVVWLVLRTSAIGAVNAFSIRRYAGLGDIVTGLLSYIGKIFLPFNLSVRPLSGDINPLYGLAGLIALGIIVWLRGINNKKMLIFGAAWFTLFLLPTFIPAAADINFLEHRLYLPMLGIILILAESNVVSKAPFKWLAITGTVIVLFFGVITFHHIGVFSEGVNFWSNAVKTSPRSALAHQMMGRMHFKSGRVEEARREYVRSLDIEKGVSAHNDLALLYLETGDLRSAETEFKKVLEIDPTFANVHNNLALVYFNRGLFGEVRRELLKAIELEPQRADPLVNLGVLYLQLGVPDSAEIFLRQALAIDGNNAGAHHHLGIILTQSKKYDEALIHLAKALEISPRDPMINLHLAQLYLIIGRKDQARDRYRKGLELGGPRNEFLESNLR from the coding sequence TTGGACAGGCTGAATAAAATATTCCTGGCCGGGCCGGCTCCGTATCTGTGGCTGGCCCTGGCGATATTTGCCCTTTACGCCAAAACGCTGGGCTTCGGGTTCACCTCGCTGGACGATGTCCACCTGATCCAGGAGAACCGGGAGAATATCGGCAGTTTTTCCAATGCCGCCCAGGCCTTTAAGACCGATGTCTACTGGAAGAGCCCCGGGACCTACTACCGCCCGGTTTTGAGCCTTTCATTCATGCTGGACCATGCCCTGGGCGGAGAGAAGCCATTCATCTATCACCTAAGCAACATCCTGCTGCATATCGCGGCCTGCTGGCTGTTGTTCGTCTGCCTGACGGCCTTAAACTATCGCAAAGGACTGTCCTTTATCTTTACCGGATTATTTGCCGTGCATCCGGTGCTGGCCCAGGCGGTGGGCTGGATACCGGGCCGCAACGATATCCTGCTGGCGATCTTTATTCTGTCGGCATTCATTGCCCTGATAAAATATTCCAGCCAGCGAAGCAGGCTGTGGCTGGCAGTGCATATGGCCTCTTTTGCGGCCGCTTTGTTCACCAAGGAGGCGGCTATTTTCGCCCCGGCATTATTTCTGGCATATCTTCTTTTTGTAAATAAGGACCGATCCCGAAAAGATCTTCGGGTCTATGTGCCGGGGTGGATACTGCTGTCCGTCGTCTGGCTGGTTTTAAGAACCTCTGCGATCGGGGCTGTTAATGCTTTCTCCATCCGGAGGTATGCCGGATTGGGCGATATCGTTACCGGATTGCTGTCGTATATCGGAAAGATATTTCTACCTTTCAATCTTTCGGTACGCCCACTCTCCGGCGACATCAATCCCCTGTATGGCCTCGCCGGGCTGATAGCTCTAGGTATCATTGTCTGGCTGAGGGGCATCAATAATAAAAAAATGCTCATTTTTGGCGCTGCCTGGTTCACCCTGTTCCTGCTGCCCACCTTTATCCCGGCCGCCGCCGATATAAATTTTTTGGAACACCGGCTTTACCTGCCGATGCTGGGCATCATATTGATCCTGGCGGAAAGTAATGTCGTCAGCAAAGCCCCGTTTAAGTGGCTGGCCATCACCGGGACCGTCATCGTTTTGTTCTTCGGTGTTATTACCTTCCATCATATCGGAGTTTTTTCGGAGGGAGTAAATTTTTGGAGCAATGCCGTCAAAACCTCTCCCCGCTCCGCTCTGGCCCACCAGATGATGGGCCGGATGCATTTTAAGTCAGGCCGGGTGGAGGAGGCCCGCCGGGAATATGTCAGATCATTGGATATTGAAAAGGGTGTTTCGGCCCACAATGACCTGGCCTTGCTGTATCTGGAAACCGGCGATCTGCGGTCGGCCGAGACGGAATTCAAAAAGGTGCTGGAGATAGATCCCACCTTTGCCAATGTTCACAACAACCTGGCGCTGGTATATTTCAACCGCGGATTATTTGGCGAAGTCCGAAGAGAGCTTTTGAAAGCCATTGAACTGGAGCCGCAGCGGGCCGACCCGTTGGTCAACCTGGGCGTTCTGTACCTGCAGCTGGGAGTGCCGGATTCGGCGGAGATCTTCCTCCGGCAGGCGCTGGCCATAGACGGCAATAATGCCGGGGCGCACCATCACCTGGGAATAATACTTACCCAATCTAAAAAATATGATGAAGCCCTGATCCATCTGGCCAAAGCGCTGGAAATTTCGCCCCGGGACCCGATGATAAACCTGCATCTGGCCCAGCTGTATTTAATTATTGGCCGGAAGGACCAGGCCCGGGATCGATACCGAAAAGGGTTGGAACTGGGCGGCCCCAGAAATGAATTCCTGGAAAGTAATCTGAGATAG
- a CDS encoding tetratricopeptide repeat protein, with protein MNKIYQHRFFPYLLISLLVIAIYSQTVFFDFSSHDDVELLVEKAHFLKDPANILKAFATDVVWGNRGIYYRPALTLSFMTDTLIGGTRPFIFHLGNILIHLLACCLLYLFLKTLKIGKPAALVAALLFAIHPVLIQAVAWIPGRNDSLLTAFVLLSSLCFLNYRRGGRILWGLLHILSFFLALLTKETAVLLPVLLILYSFLHREKGEKLLDKRFFLSMVGWITAAAAYLLLRTSALNGDAGLTDARMNTFRESLIGFVSYIGKIFLPINLSGDPIPADLPVAYGIAGLVVLLAGIFYLKIKNKKLFLFGIFWFLLFLAPTFLGNTTYANFAEHRLYLPLIGFAIMLLQIDSDKLKRLPVPVARSIMILIFILFAGINLTYSRSFRSGLAHWKKTAEVSPHSYVAHTILGRSYANLGKADLAEKEFITAFGLNPKHYTAYNDLCLLYIQKGEYQKAERLALDLLNREPGNAGMHNTLGLVYLNAGRPDLAESQFLKSVELGLDKAEAADNLGYLYLKKGDWGRAEKYLLQAHRISPNDSKNLYHLSFLYHSVGDRARALEYYHTAVKNGLKKDPRVLEMLEGSK; from the coding sequence ATGAATAAAATATACCAACATCGGTTCTTTCCCTACCTGCTGATCTCTCTGCTGGTCATAGCCATCTATAGCCAGACGGTTTTCTTCGATTTCAGTAGCCACGATGATGTGGAATTGCTGGTGGAGAAGGCCCATTTTCTTAAGGACCCGGCCAACATCTTGAAGGCCTTCGCCACCGATGTGGTGTGGGGGAACCGGGGTATCTACTACCGGCCGGCGCTGACCCTATCGTTCATGACCGACACCTTGATCGGCGGCACCCGGCCGTTCATATTTCATCTGGGAAATATCCTGATCCATCTGCTGGCCTGCTGTCTGCTGTACCTATTCCTTAAAACCCTAAAGATCGGGAAACCAGCGGCGCTTGTCGCCGCGCTGTTGTTTGCCATTCATCCGGTGCTGATCCAGGCGGTGGCCTGGATCCCGGGCCGCAACGATTCGCTATTGACCGCATTTGTCCTGCTGTCATCCCTCTGTTTTCTAAATTACCGGCGGGGAGGGCGCATTCTATGGGGACTGCTACATATCCTTTCCTTCTTTCTGGCCCTGCTGACCAAGGAGACGGCAGTTTTGCTGCCGGTTCTGCTTATCTTGTATTCATTTCTGCACAGGGAGAAGGGCGAAAAGCTGTTAGATAAAAGATTCTTTCTTTCGATGGTGGGCTGGATAACGGCGGCGGCGGCCTATCTGCTGTTAAGAACATCTGCCCTGAACGGGGATGCCGGCCTGACCGACGCCAGGATGAACACCTTCAGGGAAAGCCTGATCGGATTTGTAAGCTATATCGGCAAGATATTCCTGCCCATAAATCTTTCCGGCGATCCCATCCCGGCCGACCTGCCGGTGGCTTACGGAATAGCCGGGCTGGTCGTGTTGTTGGCAGGGATATTCTATCTGAAGATAAAAAACAAAAAGCTGTTTCTGTTCGGAATATTTTGGTTTCTGTTATTCCTGGCTCCCACGTTTTTGGGGAATACCACCTACGCCAACTTTGCCGAGCACCGGCTGTATCTGCCGCTGATAGGCTTCGCGATCATGCTGCTGCAGATTGATTCGGATAAGCTGAAACGATTGCCGGTCCCAGTAGCCCGTAGCATCATGATCTTGATCTTTATTTTATTTGCCGGGATCAACCTGACATACAGCCGAAGTTTCCGGAGCGGCCTGGCCCACTGGAAAAAGACCGCCGAGGTCTCGCCCCATTCCTACGTGGCCCATACCATCCTGGGCCGCAGTTACGCCAACCTGGGGAAAGCGGACCTGGCCGAAAAGGAATTCATCACCGCCTTCGGGCTCAATCCCAAACATTACACCGCCTACAACGATCTCTGCCTGCTGTACATACAGAAAGGGGAATACCAGAAAGCCGAAAGGTTGGCCCTGGATCTCCTGAACAGGGAGCCCGGCAACGCCGGGATGCACAACACCCTGGGATTGGTCTATCTCAACGCCGGACGGCCCGACCTGGCCGAATCTCAATTTCTGAAATCCGTCGAACTGGGGCTGGACAAGGCCGAGGCGGCGGACAATCTGGGATATCTGTACCTTAAAAAGGGCGACTGGGGCAGGGCCGAGAAATATCTCCTCCAGGCCCACCGGATTTCTCCCAACGATAGTAAAAATTTATATCACCTATCGTTCCTGTATCATTCCGTGGGCGACAGGGCGCGGGCTTTGGAGTACTATCATACGGCGGTGAAGAACGGCCTGAAGAAGGATCCCCGGGTGCTGGAGATGCTGGAGGGGAGCAAATAA
- a CDS encoding DUF1189 domain-containing protein, with product MRFFGELINSISNFKAYGFFRRQGFLRTLGYLLFLSLVFGSVGFIQSWRTFNSDADDLAGWLTGQAPDFALAKGVFTTSPETTAIYRKEGDFILVLGPQSNFNDSLLAGYPRGILLYADRLVVSGGEGQKRDMPFKDYGDLKVDKKEILAALANRGMLGFFMAAFWMIIYLGGKLLSALFIAGLGMNFKAIMRMNMPFGDIYKLSIRALSLGIVLDALLSLSGIDFPYFFILYYLMAASYLWLGMKAISDEDMTAAGLKV from the coding sequence ATGCGTTTCTTCGGGGAACTGATCAACAGCATTTCCAATTTCAAGGCCTATGGCTTTTTTCGCCGGCAGGGATTTTTGCGAACCCTGGGCTATTTGCTTTTTTTGAGCCTGGTGTTCGGGTCTGTCGGTTTCATCCAATCTTGGAGAACGTTCAACAGCGACGCCGACGATCTGGCCGGTTGGCTGACAGGCCAAGCGCCGGATTTCGCCCTGGCCAAGGGGGTGTTCACCACCAGCCCGGAGACCACCGCGATCTACCGCAAGGAGGGAGATTTCATTCTGGTGCTGGGGCCCCAAAGCAATTTCAACGACAGCCTGCTGGCCGGCTACCCCCGGGGCATCCTGCTGTATGCCGACCGGTTGGTGGTCAGCGGCGGCGAGGGACAGAAACGGGATATGCCGTTCAAGGATTATGGCGACCTGAAAGTGGACAAGAAGGAGATCCTGGCCGCCCTGGCGAACCGGGGGATGCTTGGTTTTTTCATGGCGGCCTTCTGGATGATCATTTACCTGGGAGGGAAATTGCTCAGCGCACTGTTCATTGCCGGGCTGGGCATGAATTTCAAGGCCATCATGCGGATGAACATGCCCTTCGGCGATATTTACAAGCTGTCCATCAGGGCGCTGTCGCTGGGGATTGTACTGGACGCCCTGCTGAGCCTGAGCGGGATTGATTTTCCGTATTTCTTCATCCTGTACTACCTGATGGCCGCCTCCTATCTGTGGCTGGGGATGAAGGCCATCAGCGATGAGGACATGACCGCTGCCGGGTTGAAAGTGTGA
- the thiD gene encoding bifunctional hydroxymethylpyrimidine kinase/phosphomethylpyrimidine kinase: protein MKVALTIAGSDSGSGAGIQADLKTFAAFGVYGINVITALTAQNTQGVFGVAEQTPKFIAKQLFVLMKDIGCQAAKTGMLYNSQIIEQVSHEIKKYKISPLVVDPVMVAKGGHALLKAEAEEALVTCLLPLANLLTPNIDEAVRLSKLKKIETLDQMKEAALKILMLGPRAVLIKGGHLPGKATDLYFDGKTFKVYESERIDTSNTHGTGCTYSAAITACLARGLKMEPAIAEAKKYVTGCIKNSVSIGHGFGPLDHFWSGKIREC from the coding sequence ATGAAAGTGGCTCTCACCATAGCCGGTTCCGATTCCGGTAGCGGGGCCGGCATCCAGGCCGACCTCAAAACCTTCGCCGCCTTTGGGGTCTACGGCATCAACGTCATCACTGCGCTGACCGCCCAGAACACCCAGGGCGTCTTCGGAGTGGCCGAACAGACGCCGAAGTTCATCGCCAAACAGCTGTTCGTGCTGATGAAGGACATCGGCTGCCAGGCGGCCAAGACCGGGATGCTGTACAACAGCCAGATAATCGAACAGGTGTCCCACGAGATCAAGAAATACAAGATATCGCCGCTGGTGGTGGATCCGGTGATGGTGGCCAAGGGCGGCCACGCCCTGCTTAAGGCCGAGGCCGAGGAGGCGCTGGTAACCTGCCTGCTTCCGCTGGCCAATCTACTGACGCCCAATATCGACGAGGCAGTGCGGCTGTCCAAGTTGAAGAAGATAGAGACCCTGGATCAGATGAAGGAGGCGGCCCTGAAAATATTGATGCTGGGCCCCAGGGCCGTTCTGATCAAGGGCGGGCACCTGCCGGGCAAGGCCACCGATCTGTACTTCGACGGCAAGACCTTTAAAGTTTATGAGAGCGAAAGGATCGATACCTCCAACACCCACGGCACCGGCTGCACCTATTCGGCGGCCATCACCGCCTGCCTGGCCCGCGGGCTGAAGATGGAGCCGGCCATCGCCGAGGCCAAGAAGTACGTCACCGGCTGCATAAAAAATTCGGTCAGCATCGGCCACGGCTTCGGTCCGCTGGACCACTTCTGGAGCGGAAAGATCCGGGAATGCTGA
- a CDS encoding BatA and WFA domain-containing protein, with protein MNFISFQNPAALFFLPLAALPLVIHLLRHNKARVVPFPSIILLRSTHTKTWKRSRLQEWLLLLVRTLILLLLVLLMAGPSVKASLPSWMAPRETTLALVIDNSASMSTIEGDSSLLPQARSSALKLIKSLSPDSRVAVLCGSQGNKILCGLADPAEAARQIRSIEQTDLGTDLAGAVLKADALLANAGRTGASIMIFSDLRKNCFGDAVSPLPALKSTAHLNLVQAGKGGAGKNLEWRNVKFYSLKKRLIIQGKTAPGLEQSLSLVKDGRVAFQSKIKPDSGGYFSGGMGWDGQGQTFMECSRDDMPLDDRYYFPQNTAGNTMVLLISEAGGILQQAFKALSGAGYQLKIESHPTPEAIAASDLIIVAGGAIAGIKSDLLEAVKNGAGLLIIPPERAVVNDYNSLLSNISPDLRITGMSEDSLPGALDLGTKEYFQDISSRDLRHISIYKYWRVPARPSALLTIGRKFPGLVMIDHGSGKAGIWLFGTEPGMTDIGFHPAFLALLNQACEGLLKSADPGYLTGQFLSGADISDLTAPDGKKISGLPDSRGKIKWPLEKAGFYSTLKNKSGQTLAVNIPPEESDLALLEDDELAGIMGKNKWSRQISSEKRPASQRGLNNIFLFLTGLFLMLELVLRSKLKIFLKKPLTT; from the coding sequence ATGAATTTCATCTCTTTCCAAAATCCCGCCGCGTTGTTCTTCCTGCCTTTGGCCGCCCTGCCGCTGGTGATCCATCTGCTCCGGCACAATAAGGCCAGGGTGGTCCCGTTTCCCAGCATCATTCTTTTGAGATCCACCCATACCAAAACATGGAAAAGAAGCCGGTTACAGGAATGGCTGCTGCTGCTGGTCCGAACGCTAATCCTGCTGCTGCTGGTCCTGCTGATGGCCGGGCCGTCGGTGAAGGCCTCCCTGCCGTCCTGGATGGCGCCCCGGGAGACAACCCTGGCTTTGGTCATTGATAATTCGGCCAGCATGTCGACCATCGAAGGCGACAGCAGTTTATTGCCGCAGGCCCGATCCTCGGCGCTAAAGCTGATCAAATCCCTTAGCCCGGACAGCCGGGTGGCGGTGCTCTGCGGCTCGCAGGGGAATAAAATTTTATGCGGCCTGGCGGATCCGGCCGAAGCGGCCAGGCAGATAAGATCCATCGAACAGACCGATCTGGGGACCGATCTGGCCGGGGCTGTTCTGAAAGCCGATGCTCTTCTGGCAAATGCCGGACGGACCGGGGCATCAATAATGATTTTTTCCGACCTTCGGAAAAATTGTTTTGGTGATGCTGTCTCGCCGCTTCCGGCCCTTAAGTCAACGGCCCATCTGAACCTGGTGCAGGCCGGGAAGGGCGGGGCGGGCAAAAACCTGGAATGGCGTAACGTGAAGTTCTATTCTCTTAAAAAAAGATTGATCATCCAGGGAAAAACCGCGCCGGGTCTGGAGCAGAGCCTAAGCCTGGTCAAAGATGGCCGGGTAGCTTTTCAGTCAAAGATCAAACCCGATTCCGGCGGATATTTTTCGGGCGGTATGGGCTGGGACGGCCAGGGGCAAACATTTATGGAATGCTCGCGGGATGATATGCCGCTGGACGACAGGTATTATTTTCCCCAAAACACGGCCGGAAACACTATGGTATTGCTGATATCCGAGGCAGGCGGAATTTTACAACAGGCTTTTAAAGCATTATCGGGGGCCGGATATCAGCTTAAAATCGAAAGCCATCCCACCCCTGAGGCTATCGCCGCTTCGGATCTGATTATCGTGGCGGGAGGCGCAATAGCGGGCATAAAAAGCGATCTTTTAGAAGCGGTTAAGAACGGCGCCGGCCTTTTAATCATCCCGCCGGAAAGGGCGGTGGTCAATGATTACAACAGCCTGTTGTCAAATATATCGCCGGATCTGCGGATAACCGGAATGTCAGAGGATTCCCTGCCGGGGGCGCTTGATCTTGGGACGAAGGAATATTTTCAGGACATCAGCTCCAGGGACCTGAGGCACATCTCGATATACAAATACTGGCGGGTGCCGGCCAGGCCCTCTGCCCTGCTTACCATCGGACGCAAGTTTCCGGGTTTAGTGATGATCGACCATGGATCGGGCAAAGCCGGCATCTGGCTGTTCGGGACCGAGCCCGGCATGACCGACATCGGCTTTCATCCGGCCTTCTTGGCCCTGTTGAACCAGGCCTGTGAGGGGCTGTTGAAATCCGCCGACCCCGGCTATCTGACAGGGCAGTTTCTATCCGGCGCCGATATATCGGACCTGACCGCCCCGGACGGCAAAAAGATTTCCGGCCTTCCGGACAGCCGGGGAAAGATTAAATGGCCGTTGGAGAAAGCCGGGTTTTATTCGACGCTAAAAAATAAATCAGGTCAAACCCTGGCTGTGAATATCCCCCCTGAAGAATCCGATTTAGCGTTGCTTGAGGACGATGAGCTGGCCGGCATCATGGGAAAAAACAAATGGAGCCGTCAGATATCCTCCGAAAAAAGGCCGGCCAGCCAAAGGGGATTAAACAATATCTTTTTGTTCCTGACAGGGCTCTTCCTGATGCTGGAACTGGTGTTAAGGAGCAAACTTAAAATATTTCTTAAAAAGCCATTGACAACATAG
- the manB gene encoding phosphomannomutase/phosphoglucomutase (converts mannose-6-phosphate to mannose-1-phosphate; the resulting product is then converted to GDP-mannose by ManC which is then used in the synthesis of mannose-containing glycoconjugates that are important for mediating entry into host cells) yields MAVNPKIFKAYDIRGIFPTEWDEAQAREIGRALVDHLECQEVAVGRDMRTSSDTVFAALAEGITMQGASVVDLGRVSTDGLYFAVGKYGYQAGVMITASHNPKEYNGLKICKKDAIPLSGDEGLNQMRDLINQGQLKDNSAKGSITAKDISEAYISHCLTFIDAAKIKPYKIAVDAGNGMAGQTVPQLFAKLPGELVPLFFELDGNFPNHPASPIEPENIADLQAKVVAEKCDFGAAFDGDADRMFLIDEKGRALGGSDIAGLVSKMLLKKKPGSTVLYNAICSRCVPETVARAGGKSIRSRVGHALIKPLMRQENAIFGGEHSGHFYFRDFWFADSGLIAFLVCWQLISEEGKPLSELVAEIDPYHRINETNSKVEDIPAKLAELESIYKNKGAELDHLDGLTVSYKDWWANIRPSNTEPLLRLNVEANSKAVLDDKSAELLNIIRS; encoded by the coding sequence ATGGCGGTCAATCCGAAAATTTTCAAGGCCTACGATATCCGCGGAATATTCCCCACCGAATGGGACGAAGCCCAGGCCCGTGAAATAGGCCGGGCGCTGGTGGATCACTTGGAATGCCAGGAAGTGGCGGTGGGGCGCGACATGCGCACTTCGTCGGACACGGTCTTTGCGGCCCTGGCCGAGGGCATCACCATGCAAGGAGCCTCGGTGGTGGATCTGGGAAGGGTCTCCACCGACGGGCTTTACTTTGCGGTGGGCAAATACGGCTACCAGGCCGGGGTGATGATCACCGCCAGCCACAATCCCAAGGAATACAACGGCCTCAAGATCTGCAAAAAGGACGCCATCCCGCTTTCCGGCGACGAGGGCTTAAACCAGATGCGGGATCTTATCAACCAGGGCCAGCTCAAAGATAACTCCGCCAAAGGCTCCATCACCGCTAAGGATATAAGCGAGGCCTACATCAGCCATTGCCTGACATTCATCGATGCCGCCAAGATCAAGCCCTACAAGATCGCGGTGGATGCCGGCAACGGCATGGCCGGGCAGACCGTGCCCCAGCTGTTCGCCAAACTGCCGGGCGAGCTGGTTCCGCTGTTCTTCGAACTGGACGGCAATTTTCCCAACCACCCGGCCAGCCCCATCGAACCGGAGAACATTGCTGACCTGCAGGCCAAGGTGGTGGCCGAGAAGTGCGACTTTGGGGCGGCCTTCGACGGCGACGCCGATCGGATGTTCCTGATAGACGAGAAGGGGCGGGCCCTGGGCGGGTCGGACATCGCCGGGTTGGTGTCCAAGATGCTGCTCAAGAAGAAGCCCGGCTCCACCGTGCTCTACAATGCCATCTGTTCCCGCTGCGTGCCGGAGACGGTGGCCAGGGCCGGCGGAAAATCCATCCGCAGCCGGGTGGGCCACGCCCTGATCAAGCCGCTGATGCGCCAGGAGAACGCCATCTTCGGCGGCGAGCACTCCGGGCATTTTTACTTCCGCGATTTCTGGTTCGCCGATTCGGGGCTGATAGCCTTTCTGGTGTGCTGGCAGCTGATCTCCGAGGAGGGCAAGCCGCTGTCGGAGCTGGTGGCCGAGATCGACCCCTATCACCGGATCAACGAGACCAACAGTAAGGTGGAGGATATTCCGGCCAAGCTGGCCGAGCTGGAGAGCATCTATAAAAACAAGGGAGCCGAGCTGGACCATCTGGATGGGTTGACCGTTTCTTACAAGGACTGGTGGGCCAATATCCGGCCCTCCAATACCGAGCCGCTGCTGAGGCTTAACGTGGAGGCCAACTCCAAGGCTGTGCTGGATGATAAATCCGCCGAACTGCTGAATATAATTCGCTCGTAA